One stretch of Mus pahari chromosome 5, PAHARI_EIJ_v1.1, whole genome shotgun sequence DNA includes these proteins:
- the Cnnm3 gene encoding metal transporter CNNM3 isoform X3: MAAAAAAVVGWLGWVLAALCLGSTAGEAAPAPGAGLLSFCTEEDGAPGAGSLRGRAAPEATWCLRLFCSGLANSSWTWVAAEGAGCPEGGRATEPEEAAAPTGEWRALLRLRAEAGHPRSALLAVRVEPGGGAAEEAAPPWALGLGAAGLLALAAVARGLQLSALALAPAEVQVLRESGSEAERAAARRLEPARRWAGCALGALLLLASLAQAALAVLLYGAAGQRAVPAVLGCAGLVFLVGEVLPAAVSGRWALALAPRALGLSRLAVLLTLPVALPVGQLLELAARPGRLRERVLELARGGGDPYSDLSKGVLRYRTVEDVLTPLEDCFMLDSGTVLDFSVLASIMQSGHTRIPVYEEERSNIVDMLYLKDLAIVDPEDCTPLSTITRFYNHPLHFVFNDTKLDAVLEEFKRGKSHLAIVQKVNNEGEGDPFYEVLGLVTLEDVIEEIIKSEILDESEDYADTKVRKKTVALGAPLKRKEEFSLFKVSDDEYKVKISPQLLLATQRFLSREVDVFSPLRVSEKVLLHLLKHPSVNQEVTFDESNRLAAHHYLYQRSQPVDYFILILQGRVEVEIGKEGLKFENGAFTYYGVSALTAPSSAHQSPVSSRQLIRHDLQPEPADGTRSCTYCPDYTVRALSDLQLIKVTRLQYLNALLATRAQSLPPSPENAELQAIPGSQTRLLGDKSRETAAFPVHLSLFGTLGNCS; this comes from the exons atggcggcggcggcggcggctgtgGTGGGTTGGTTGGGCTGGGTGCTTGCCGCGCTCTGTCTGGGCAGCACCGCAGGGGAGGCGGCGCCGGCGCCGGGCGCGGGACTGCTGAGCTTCTGCACGGAGGAGGACGGCGCGCCGGGCGCGGGCTCCCTGCGCGGAAGGGCAGCGCCGGAGGCCACTTGGTGCTTGCGACTCTTCTGCTCCGGCTTGGCCAACAGCTCCTGGACCTGGGTAGCCGCCGAGGGCGCAGGCTGCCCCGAGGGCGGGCGGGCCACGGAGCCCGAGGAGGCGGCCGCCCCGACGGGCGAGTGGCGCGCGCTGCTGCGCCTGCGCGCCGAGGCCGGCCACCCGCGCTCCGCGCTGCTGGCGGTGCGCGTGGAGCCGGGCGGCGGGGCGGCGGAGGAGGCGGCGCCGCCCTGGGCGCTGGGGCTGGGGGCGGCCGGGCTGCTGGCCCTGGCGGCCGTGGCGCGCGGCCTGCAGCTGAGCGCGCTGGCGCTGGCGCCGGCCGAGGTGCAGGTGCTGCGCGAGAGCGGCTCGGAGGCGGAGCGCGCGGCGGCGCGGCGCCTGGAACCGGCGCGGCGCTGGGCCGGCTGCGCCCTGGGCGCGCTGCTGCTTCTGGCCAGCCTGGCGCAGGCGGCCCTGGCCGTGCTGCTGTACGGGGCGGCGGGCCAGCGCGCCGTGCCCGCCGTGCTGGGCTGCGCGGGGCTGGTGTTCCTGGTGGGCGAGGTGCTGCCGGCCGCCGTGAGCGGACGCTGGGCGCTGGCGCTGGCGCCGCGCGCGTTGGGCCTCAGCCGCCTGGCGGTGTTGCTCACCTTGCCCGTGGCGCTGCCGGTCGGGCAGCTGCTGGAGCTGGCGGCGCGGCCGGGGCGGCTGCGGGAGCGCGTGCTGGAGCTGGCGCGCGGCGGCGGCGACCCCTACAGCGACCTCAGCAAGGGAGTACTGCGCTACCGGACCGTGGAGGACGTGCTCACGCCGCTCGAAGACTGCTTTATGCTGGACTCCGGCACTGTCCTGGACTTCAGCGTCCTCGCCAGCATCATGCAGAGCGGCCACACGCGCATCCCAGTGTACGAGGAGGAGCGCTCCAACATCGTGGACATGCTCTACCTCAAAGACTTGGCCATCGTGGACCCCGAGGACTGCACACCGCTCAGCACCATCACCCGCTTCTACAACCATCCACTCCACTTTGTCTTCAACGATACCAAACTGGACGCTGTCCTGGAGGAGTTCAAGCGAG GCAAGTCCCACCTGGCCATTGTGCAGAAGGTGAACAATGAGGGCGAGGGCGACCCCTTCTACGAGGTGCTGGGCCTGGTCACCCTGGAGGACGTCATCGAGGAGATCATCAAGTCTGAGATCCTGGATGAGTCTGAAGACTACG CAGACACAAAGGTGAGGAAGAAGACGGTCGCCTTGGGAGCGCCtctcaagagaaaggaagaattttCCTTATTCAAGGTGTCTGATGatgaatataaagtaaaaatctcGCCTCAGCTGCTCCTGGCCACCCAGCGCTTCCTTTCCCGAG AGGTGGATGTGTTCAGCCCATTGCGAGTCTCTGAGAAAGTCTTGCTGCACCTGCTGAAGCATCCCAGTGTCAACCAGGAGGTGACGTTTGATGAGAGCAACCGCCTGGCCGCACACCATTATCTGTACCAGCGCAGCCAGCCAGTAGATTACTTCATTCTCATTCTGCAG GGCAGAGTCGAAGTGGAAATTGGGAAAGAGGGCCTGAAGTTCGAGAATGGGGCCTTCACATACTATGGCGTGTCCGCCCTGACAGCCCCATCCTCAG CTCACCAGTCCCCAGTGTCTTCACGACAGCTCATCCGCCATGACCTGCAGCCTGAACCAGCCGATGGTACCCGCTCCTGCACGTACTGTCCTGACTACACTGTGAGGGCCCTTTCCGACCTGCAGCTCATTAAG GTCACACGGCTGCAGTACCTTAATGCACTCCTGGCCACCCGAGCCCAAAGCTTGCCTCCATCCCCAGAGAATGCTGAGCTCCAGGCTATCCCAGGCAGCCAGACCAGGCTCCTTGGTGACAAGTCCAGAGAGACAGCAG CCTTCCCAGTCCATCTTTCCCTCTTTGGCACACTTGGAAACTGCAGTTGA
- the Cnnm3 gene encoding metal transporter CNNM3 isoform X1: MAAAAAAVVGWLGWVLAALCLGSTAGEAAPAPGAGLLSFCTEEDGAPGAGSLRGRAAPEATWCLRLFCSGLANSSWTWVAAEGAGCPEGGRATEPEEAAAPTGEWRALLRLRAEAGHPRSALLAVRVEPGGGAAEEAAPPWALGLGAAGLLALAAVARGLQLSALALAPAEVQVLRESGSEAERAAARRLEPARRWAGCALGALLLLASLAQAALAVLLYGAAGQRAVPAVLGCAGLVFLVGEVLPAAVSGRWALALAPRALGLSRLAVLLTLPVALPVGQLLELAARPGRLRERVLELARGGGDPYSDLSKGVLRYRTVEDVLTPLEDCFMLDSGTVLDFSVLASIMQSGHTRIPVYEEERSNIVDMLYLKDLAIVDPEDCTPLSTITRFYNHPLHFVFNDTKLDAVLEEFKRGKSHLAIVQKVNNEGEGDPFYEVLGLVTLEDVIEEIIKSEILDESEDYADTKVRKKTVALGAPLKRKEEFSLFKVSDDEYKVKISPQLLLATQRFLSREVDVFSPLRVSEKVLLHLLKHPSVNQEVTFDESNRLAAHHYLYQRSQPVDYFILILQGRVEVEIGKEGLKFENGAFTYYGVSALTAPSSAHQSPVSSRQLIRHDLQPEPADGTRSCTYCPDYTVRALSDLQLIKVTRLQYLNALLATRAQSLPPSPENAELQAIPGSQTRLLGDKSRETAGSTNSRPSIPMEESPGRNPGV, encoded by the exons atggcggcggcggcggcggctgtgGTGGGTTGGTTGGGCTGGGTGCTTGCCGCGCTCTGTCTGGGCAGCACCGCAGGGGAGGCGGCGCCGGCGCCGGGCGCGGGACTGCTGAGCTTCTGCACGGAGGAGGACGGCGCGCCGGGCGCGGGCTCCCTGCGCGGAAGGGCAGCGCCGGAGGCCACTTGGTGCTTGCGACTCTTCTGCTCCGGCTTGGCCAACAGCTCCTGGACCTGGGTAGCCGCCGAGGGCGCAGGCTGCCCCGAGGGCGGGCGGGCCACGGAGCCCGAGGAGGCGGCCGCCCCGACGGGCGAGTGGCGCGCGCTGCTGCGCCTGCGCGCCGAGGCCGGCCACCCGCGCTCCGCGCTGCTGGCGGTGCGCGTGGAGCCGGGCGGCGGGGCGGCGGAGGAGGCGGCGCCGCCCTGGGCGCTGGGGCTGGGGGCGGCCGGGCTGCTGGCCCTGGCGGCCGTGGCGCGCGGCCTGCAGCTGAGCGCGCTGGCGCTGGCGCCGGCCGAGGTGCAGGTGCTGCGCGAGAGCGGCTCGGAGGCGGAGCGCGCGGCGGCGCGGCGCCTGGAACCGGCGCGGCGCTGGGCCGGCTGCGCCCTGGGCGCGCTGCTGCTTCTGGCCAGCCTGGCGCAGGCGGCCCTGGCCGTGCTGCTGTACGGGGCGGCGGGCCAGCGCGCCGTGCCCGCCGTGCTGGGCTGCGCGGGGCTGGTGTTCCTGGTGGGCGAGGTGCTGCCGGCCGCCGTGAGCGGACGCTGGGCGCTGGCGCTGGCGCCGCGCGCGTTGGGCCTCAGCCGCCTGGCGGTGTTGCTCACCTTGCCCGTGGCGCTGCCGGTCGGGCAGCTGCTGGAGCTGGCGGCGCGGCCGGGGCGGCTGCGGGAGCGCGTGCTGGAGCTGGCGCGCGGCGGCGGCGACCCCTACAGCGACCTCAGCAAGGGAGTACTGCGCTACCGGACCGTGGAGGACGTGCTCACGCCGCTCGAAGACTGCTTTATGCTGGACTCCGGCACTGTCCTGGACTTCAGCGTCCTCGCCAGCATCATGCAGAGCGGCCACACGCGCATCCCAGTGTACGAGGAGGAGCGCTCCAACATCGTGGACATGCTCTACCTCAAAGACTTGGCCATCGTGGACCCCGAGGACTGCACACCGCTCAGCACCATCACCCGCTTCTACAACCATCCACTCCACTTTGTCTTCAACGATACCAAACTGGACGCTGTCCTGGAGGAGTTCAAGCGAG GCAAGTCCCACCTGGCCATTGTGCAGAAGGTGAACAATGAGGGCGAGGGCGACCCCTTCTACGAGGTGCTGGGCCTGGTCACCCTGGAGGACGTCATCGAGGAGATCATCAAGTCTGAGATCCTGGATGAGTCTGAAGACTACG CAGACACAAAGGTGAGGAAGAAGACGGTCGCCTTGGGAGCGCCtctcaagagaaaggaagaattttCCTTATTCAAGGTGTCTGATGatgaatataaagtaaaaatctcGCCTCAGCTGCTCCTGGCCACCCAGCGCTTCCTTTCCCGAG AGGTGGATGTGTTCAGCCCATTGCGAGTCTCTGAGAAAGTCTTGCTGCACCTGCTGAAGCATCCCAGTGTCAACCAGGAGGTGACGTTTGATGAGAGCAACCGCCTGGCCGCACACCATTATCTGTACCAGCGCAGCCAGCCAGTAGATTACTTCATTCTCATTCTGCAG GGCAGAGTCGAAGTGGAAATTGGGAAAGAGGGCCTGAAGTTCGAGAATGGGGCCTTCACATACTATGGCGTGTCCGCCCTGACAGCCCCATCCTCAG CTCACCAGTCCCCAGTGTCTTCACGACAGCTCATCCGCCATGACCTGCAGCCTGAACCAGCCGATGGTACCCGCTCCTGCACGTACTGTCCTGACTACACTGTGAGGGCCCTTTCCGACCTGCAGCTCATTAAG GTCACACGGCTGCAGTACCTTAATGCACTCCTGGCCACCCGAGCCCAAAGCTTGCCTCCATCCCCAGAGAATGCTGAGCTCCAGGCTATCCCAGGCAGCCAGACCAGGCTCCTTGGTGACAAGTCCAGAGAGACAGCAG
- the Cnnm3 gene encoding metal transporter CNNM3 isoform X2 produces the protein MAAAAAAVVGWLGWVLAALCLGSTAGEAAPAPGAGLLSFCTEEDGAPGAGSLRGRAAPEATWCLRLFCSGLANSSWTWVAAEGAGCPEGGRATEPEEAAAPTGEWRALLRLRAEAGHPRSALLAVRVEPGGGAAEEAAPPWALGLGAAGLLALAAVARGLQLSALALAPAEVQVLRESGSEAERAAARRLEPARRWAGCALGALLLLASLAQAALAVLLYGAAGQRAVPAVLGCAGLVFLVGEVLPAAVSGRWALALAPRALGLSRLAVLLTLPVALPVGQLLELAARPGRLRERVLELARGGGDPYSDLSKGVLRYRTVEDVLTPLEDCFMLDSGTVLDFSVLASIMQSGHTRIPVYEEERSNIVDMLYLKDLAIVDPEDCTPLSTITRFYNHPLHFVFNDTKLDAVLEEFKRGKSHLAIVQKVNNEGEGDPFYEVLGLVTLEDVIEEIIKSEILDESEDYDTKVRKKTVALGAPLKRKEEFSLFKVSDDEYKVKISPQLLLATQRFLSREVDVFSPLRVSEKVLLHLLKHPSVNQEVTFDESNRLAAHHYLYQRSQPVDYFILILQGRVEVEIGKEGLKFENGAFTYYGVSALTAPSSAHQSPVSSRQLIRHDLQPEPADGTRSCTYCPDYTVRALSDLQLIKVTRLQYLNALLATRAQSLPPSPENAELQAIPGSQTRLLGDKSRETAGSTNSRPSIPMEESPGRNPGV, from the exons atggcggcggcggcggcggctgtgGTGGGTTGGTTGGGCTGGGTGCTTGCCGCGCTCTGTCTGGGCAGCACCGCAGGGGAGGCGGCGCCGGCGCCGGGCGCGGGACTGCTGAGCTTCTGCACGGAGGAGGACGGCGCGCCGGGCGCGGGCTCCCTGCGCGGAAGGGCAGCGCCGGAGGCCACTTGGTGCTTGCGACTCTTCTGCTCCGGCTTGGCCAACAGCTCCTGGACCTGGGTAGCCGCCGAGGGCGCAGGCTGCCCCGAGGGCGGGCGGGCCACGGAGCCCGAGGAGGCGGCCGCCCCGACGGGCGAGTGGCGCGCGCTGCTGCGCCTGCGCGCCGAGGCCGGCCACCCGCGCTCCGCGCTGCTGGCGGTGCGCGTGGAGCCGGGCGGCGGGGCGGCGGAGGAGGCGGCGCCGCCCTGGGCGCTGGGGCTGGGGGCGGCCGGGCTGCTGGCCCTGGCGGCCGTGGCGCGCGGCCTGCAGCTGAGCGCGCTGGCGCTGGCGCCGGCCGAGGTGCAGGTGCTGCGCGAGAGCGGCTCGGAGGCGGAGCGCGCGGCGGCGCGGCGCCTGGAACCGGCGCGGCGCTGGGCCGGCTGCGCCCTGGGCGCGCTGCTGCTTCTGGCCAGCCTGGCGCAGGCGGCCCTGGCCGTGCTGCTGTACGGGGCGGCGGGCCAGCGCGCCGTGCCCGCCGTGCTGGGCTGCGCGGGGCTGGTGTTCCTGGTGGGCGAGGTGCTGCCGGCCGCCGTGAGCGGACGCTGGGCGCTGGCGCTGGCGCCGCGCGCGTTGGGCCTCAGCCGCCTGGCGGTGTTGCTCACCTTGCCCGTGGCGCTGCCGGTCGGGCAGCTGCTGGAGCTGGCGGCGCGGCCGGGGCGGCTGCGGGAGCGCGTGCTGGAGCTGGCGCGCGGCGGCGGCGACCCCTACAGCGACCTCAGCAAGGGAGTACTGCGCTACCGGACCGTGGAGGACGTGCTCACGCCGCTCGAAGACTGCTTTATGCTGGACTCCGGCACTGTCCTGGACTTCAGCGTCCTCGCCAGCATCATGCAGAGCGGCCACACGCGCATCCCAGTGTACGAGGAGGAGCGCTCCAACATCGTGGACATGCTCTACCTCAAAGACTTGGCCATCGTGGACCCCGAGGACTGCACACCGCTCAGCACCATCACCCGCTTCTACAACCATCCACTCCACTTTGTCTTCAACGATACCAAACTGGACGCTGTCCTGGAGGAGTTCAAGCGAG GCAAGTCCCACCTGGCCATTGTGCAGAAGGTGAACAATGAGGGCGAGGGCGACCCCTTCTACGAGGTGCTGGGCCTGGTCACCCTGGAGGACGTCATCGAGGAGATCATCAAGTCTGAGATCCTGGATGAGTCTGAAGACTACG ACACAAAGGTGAGGAAGAAGACGGTCGCCTTGGGAGCGCCtctcaagagaaaggaagaattttCCTTATTCAAGGTGTCTGATGatgaatataaagtaaaaatctcGCCTCAGCTGCTCCTGGCCACCCAGCGCTTCCTTTCCCGAG AGGTGGATGTGTTCAGCCCATTGCGAGTCTCTGAGAAAGTCTTGCTGCACCTGCTGAAGCATCCCAGTGTCAACCAGGAGGTGACGTTTGATGAGAGCAACCGCCTGGCCGCACACCATTATCTGTACCAGCGCAGCCAGCCAGTAGATTACTTCATTCTCATTCTGCAG GGCAGAGTCGAAGTGGAAATTGGGAAAGAGGGCCTGAAGTTCGAGAATGGGGCCTTCACATACTATGGCGTGTCCGCCCTGACAGCCCCATCCTCAG CTCACCAGTCCCCAGTGTCTTCACGACAGCTCATCCGCCATGACCTGCAGCCTGAACCAGCCGATGGTACCCGCTCCTGCACGTACTGTCCTGACTACACTGTGAGGGCCCTTTCCGACCTGCAGCTCATTAAG GTCACACGGCTGCAGTACCTTAATGCACTCCTGGCCACCCGAGCCCAAAGCTTGCCTCCATCCCCAGAGAATGCTGAGCTCCAGGCTATCCCAGGCAGCCAGACCAGGCTCCTTGGTGACAAGTCCAGAGAGACAGCAG